The Phyllopteryx taeniolatus isolate TA_2022b chromosome 19, UOR_Ptae_1.2, whole genome shotgun sequence genome includes the window GCCGGGAAAAAGCTGCTTTCGCCCCAACATTTCGGCAAAGATGCAGCCCACGGACCACATGTCAATGGCCAAAGTGTAATGATTCAGGGACAGGAGCAGCTCGGGAGCCCGATACCATCGTGTCGCCACATACTCGGTCATGAAGGAATGAGAGTCCTCGGCTTGTGAGCTCAGACCCCTGGCCATGCCGAAGTCTCCGATTTTCAGCTCGCAGTTCTCGTTCACCAGCAAGTTGGAGGGCTTGAGGTCCCGGTGGATGACGTTGGCAGAGTGCACGTACTTAAGGCCGCGGAGGAGCTGGTACAAGAAGTAGCGAGTGTGCTCCGGGGTGAGCGCTTGGACTGAGTGGATGATCTGGTGCAAGTCACTTTCCATGAGGTCCAGCACGACATACCTAAACACACAATTATAAGAATAGTAGAAAATGAACCGGAGCGATTCCACCCAACCATAGAAAGTGGGTATCACTTTACTAGGTAACTATCTACAAATTTACTGTGGTATGAAGTAAAAATACTTTCTTACTGTACTTGTTGATTTTTCATATTTGAATGGCCCACAGTTCGTCAAGGAACTTTGGGaatttgcagatgttttgctACATCTGCAAATTCCCATCCTTATGCATGTGTCAGAAAAACAACAGTACATACACAGACTTGAAGGCAGAGTGAGGAAGGTTCGGCTGCAGGATGTCTTTGATGGCGATGATGTTGTCATGTTTAAAGTGCTTGAGAATTTTCAGCTCCCTCAAGGTGCGCTTGGCGTTTGTCACCACTTCGAAGGCATTGGAGATCTTCTTTATCGCCACCTGCTGGCCTGAGGTACGTCAAGCATGTGAAAGCCTGAGTACATTACTGCACACACCTTGTCTGACAGCACAAATAATGACTGGAGTTTTCTgattaagagtgattttttttttttttttttacagtatacaggcaagagtgaatttagagttgcacgcTTTCAGTGTATTTCGACATTGTGCTGCAACAGTTGATGCAGCATAAGGAAAGGCAAGGTTTTCCTACTAAGCTCCAGTAATagtttttgtactgtatattttggtgtttaaatacacTGATCAATTCCCTTTTGTTTGAGGTGTCAGTTTTATAGTAAACGTACACCTGAGAGTAACTGTTGGGAGCAAGCACGCTTTACCTCTTATTTAGAGAACTCTGCAAGCAAGAAAGTGAAAACAGACCTAATCAACACTTTAAAGAGGGTATTATTAGGttggtgtgtttttaataagtttaagtgtATTTATGTGGGAGGGGTACACtgtataagaaaaaaacaataaggtcTCTATCAAGCGCCTGTGCTGAGCGGGTTCGCTGTACACATGAAATGTGTTGGTCTCAAATCAAATCAGTCGTACCATTATCTCGTCTCCTGGCAGATGACACGACACCATAGGCACCGGTGCCAATGGTTTCAATGACGTCATACTCCTCGCCCACATCAAATTTCACATCCAGCGAGTGCTTTTTAAGCAAAGCCAAGTTTTTGGCAGTTGTGCTGGTGTCTGTGCTGCCGCTTATCGTCTTGACCGCATGCTGATTGTCGTCATCTTGTGCGGTCGTCATTCTTTCAGGCGCCACGGCCACAGGTTGACAGTTTTGACCATCTCCATGCTCCTCAGATGACATATCTCTGTGGAAATGAGAGGAAGGAATTGGGATTCAACATTACAGACATAAAAATGGGTTAGCGGCATCTTTTATTCGACTCAGTTGGTACCGTGGGCAGCGCGACGACTGATTAGCATATCTGCTCCATAGTTGTGAGATTCTGGGTTGGGGAATCAGCTacaaccttcctgtgtggcgttatAGCATGTTCCCCCTGGGCTTGCATGGGTTTTGTTCCTCTCATGTTCTAATTACATGTATGTTatcttaattgaagactctaaattgtccataaacgtgagtgtgaatgcttatttatctgcatgtgccctgcgtcTGACTGTCAACCCGTCCAGGGTGGAGACCGCCTTTtgcccatagtcagctgggataggctccagatccCTGCAAACCTGAACAGgaaaagcggtatagaaaatggaaaatcTATCAAATCTATtcttctatctatgccagtgacaggCACAATACTTAACAGGTTCTTTCGCTGGCTGGAGATGCCATCTACCTGTTGCCATTTCATACACCAGAATGGCTTTTTGTTCAACTAAAAACGCCCAGATTTCCCACTGcataagtaaatttgtgagtaatttGAGACGAGATAATACTTTTTGTAAGCTTttggtttggtggtgtgccgtgagatgtTTCTAAATGTAAAACGTGATCAAAGGCACTGCTTTCGAAAATTGTgcaactttccccccccccccagttaaATGATCGACGGGCCAAGCCAAAGGAGAATGCAGATGATTCAGGTACTCATCGACAGCAGTGCGGCGACGCACCTTCACATACAACGAGCTCTGTGGACTGAAATTCCCCGTGCAAACCAATGAGGTAAAACTACGCATTATTTTTCTCTTGTAATGCCTTGCAACAAGCAAAGGACTGCCTCGTCCCACAGTACACTATCTCCCATCTCTCATGGCAGGGGCGTAGCCTAGTCAACCTCAAATAATGTAAGTCGGTGTCATTTATTCCGTGAGTAAATGCAACCAACCGTGGAGGTGTGTTTAAGCGTCACGGAACGGTCGTTCACCTTGCGAGCTCACCCACGCGCCAGTGAATTGAGCCTTTTTAATCCCTCGGTTgcatgtctgtgtcttgtttatTGGTCTGCCGTTTCCttgtctttgtcttcttcttcggAGTCGTTTCACGGCGGTCGCCAGCCATTAAGTTGCACGACCGCCATCTATCGGACCAAATGCACACTCTAGGGGCTCAAACGCGTTCGCCTCCACCCCCGTTGAGCCACGCGGGCGATTCTGTGACATAAACTACGACAGTCCCGTTTGGTTTATCATCGCCTCCGTGTTACTGCAAAAAGTCGTCCATAAAGTAGGGGATATTTTTCGAAGAATAGCATCACACTAAAGCTGGAAGTTTTGCGTGTCCCGGAGGTCtcgtgctgaaaaaaaaaaaaaaattacaccgcgtggcattttgattggcctcttaggggccaATCAATGTGATGAGACGTCACGATAACCTATCCAATAAGAACAGGGAAGGCGGGATACCTGCGCTGATAcgctatatttttttcttttatttatttacatggtAAAAATGAGGTGTATTTACCGAAAAGAGATGTATTTGTGTTGACGTAGGTTTAGTACCTCACTAAATAAACAGCGTGACGCCACTTTGCGCCCTGGCCTTTTCCATCTCTGGCAAACCAATGAAAATGTAGGGCTTGAACTATCAGAGCCAATCAACAAGTAAAGAGGCGGGGCTATAACTCCCAGGGCCAATCAACAAACGAGCTGCGTAAAGGGACAGGACACATCCCAGCCTACATTGGCAGCACATCATCATTTTCTTCCCTACGAGTGAAGGAGTGGACGTAATTTTTTTGCGAGGATATAAACATGGCAGCAGTAGCAGTAGGCTTACCTAAGTGGGAGAAGACAGTGCGCGTGCTTTTGTGCGTCTTTGGTTTGATTTTGTCAGTTTACGCGCTTCACGTGGAACTGTCCCGAGAGCACGACCCCGATTACAGAGCGATGTGCGACCTGGGAGAGTCTGTCAGCTGCTCCAAAGTTTTCACATCCAGgtgttgttttcttgttgtttctATTACACTTTATTACAAGAATGCGCCCACGGGCCACTGTGATGCCGTGGTGTTGGTGGGGCTTAAGTCAACGGCCTCTTGTGGCCGGAATCCTCCCCCTTCAGTGCCACGTTTTACAACACCCCCACTCTCGTGGAAGGACTTCTCACCTAATTTCAAATCATGCGTGGTGGTTGTAccgtgcaccccccccccccccccccccaataaacaaacaaacaaacaaaaaaacacgatTTAGCAAGATTGGGGAAATCATCACttgttgctgttctttttgtttaacttgttttattgttattatttttattttaactaaaGGTGAACTTGAGCCTTGGAGTCCGTTGACCCCAAATTGTGAAATGCGCTTCCCTTGGAGCTAAAAGCTGAATTGAAAGATTTGAGTATACTATTTCCGTGTaactataaaatgaaaattgtgaTTCCGTATATTGAGTGTATGTaactgtattttaaatatttgaggCACTTGGTGAGTCTTTTGCCCCATCTTGCGCTATCTGTAATATACAAGCAACCGCCGCacccgaggaaaaacaaccaatcggaAACAGAAGGCATCACATTACGAGGTGTCAATCAGTGACCGTCAACTTTTTTACAAATCGTATTTATCATGTAGTACTGTCAAGTCGCAATGACTTCTCTTTCTCTGTGTAGCTATCGCTTTCTCTATCTAGCTATTTAGCTCACGAGCTAGCTGTATCGCTTTCTCTATCAAGCTACGGTATCTCTTTCTCCAGTTAGCTCTCTCTTTCCAACCTATCTAGCTATTTCTCTATTTAGCTCTTTCTCTTTACCAAGCTATCTATtcatatgtatacagtatttatttttgtcatgtatttattttttacagatgGGGACGTGGTTTTGGCTTGGTCCAGTTCTTTGTTGCCCAAGATAGCCCTTTGAACCAGCCCAACAGTGTTCTTGGAATCATGTTTTATACTCTGCAGCTTGGCTTGGGTTAGTTTGGCATCCCCAAACGATAGAATACAGATACCGTGTGCGTGGTTGTGAGCAACAGCAATAAAAAGCACAAACCAGAATGTTGGTCAGCGTTCCagctatttttaaatatatatttttagtcaTTTGCTTTGTAGTTGTTGAAGGGACAAACTGTAAATTTTCAGCTAGATAGAGCAACTTAAATTTGATAGGTAGAGATAAAGTATTGTATTTAATGGCATATTGTACATGTGATGGTGTCCctcttaatccatccatccatccattttctgtaccgcttatcctcacaagggtcgcgggagtgctggagcctatcccagctatcttcgggcgacaggcggtgtacaccctgaactggtcgccagccaatcgcagggcacacataaacaaacaaccattcagattcacacctacgggcaatttagagtcgtcaatcaacctaccacgcatgtttttgggatgtgggaggaaaccggagtggccgggggaaaacccacgcaggcacggggagaacatgcaaactcctcacaggcgggggTGGGgcttgaaccccagacctcagaactgtgaagcagacgctctaaccagtcggtcaccgtgcagCATCCCTCTTAATatttagtatatatatatatatatatatataaaatttaaaatttggAAATATAGTATTGTGACatgcagttctgaggactcgggttcaatccccggccccgccattgtggggtttgcatgttctccccgtgcctgcgtgggttttctccaggcactgcggtttcctcccacatcccaaaaaacatgtattaattggagactctaaattgcccgtaggtgtgactgtgagtgcgaatggttgtttgtttgtttgtgccctgcgattggctggcaaccagttcagggtgtgtaccctgcctctcgcccgaagatagctgggataggctccagcacgcccgtgaccctagtgaggagaagctgctcagaaaatggatggatgttttataaCAGTTATAGTTCTTCGTGCAGgagttttcaaacttttttggtTTTGGGGATTCAATAAGTTTACATCTTAGAGAGAATAGGTTTGACAAAAAATGGGCAAAATGGGTCATTTGTGAATGCTGAACCGCGAATATTTGGGGGGGGTttcaatgtaaagaatgaagttggatattttcaagaaatgaAAACTCAAATATGTACAAGAACaaggacatattttgccaggataaaaagtcatattcttACAAGAAGAAAGTTGCattttccaagataaagtcaTAAGACTATGATGGCAAAGTTTAATgagggaagaaagtcatattttaacaagctaattttaaaaactaaaagtgtattcttgtaatttattattctggaaaagacaccTTTATTTTCTAAGAAATATGTGTATGTTCTCGAGAAGATTTCaattttgttgtaaaaaaaaatagaactttattCCTGCAATatgatgtcagatttatgtgaggATACGTCACAATCATAACAGAGCTTTAATTGGCCTAAAGCTAAGGTACGAAGAAGTAATaacactaaaatgttttttttttttttttactgacgtGCCGCTCCCCAAATGTATAAtaggtatgcatttttttttaaatagtcaagCATAGTTtatttcaagttgttttgtGCAACCCAGCTGGAGCCCCTTTAGAGTATTTCCTCGATGGTCTCACTCGgtcatgtgtttgttttggtcaCAGGTCTTTTGCTGTCCAAAAAGGCCGCTGTGTTCTTGGTGCTGTCCTCCTGGGTGTCAGTGGCCGGCTCGATCTACCTGGCCTCTATTCTGGCTTTCGTACTGGGAGACTTCTGCATGGTATGCGTGTCTACGTACATCGTCAACTTTGGTTTGCTCTACACCAACCTCAAGCGAAGGAGCGCCATCGAGGGGATGAAGGAGAAGGCGGGCTAATAATccttcaacaaaacaaaacaaaaatgttacattcaacaccttttttttatcttggccCAAAGTAACATCTGTGGTGTTACTGCCTTGTTTACTCCTGCTGAGACtttacacccaaaaaaacagGCTCCATCTTACTTTTTCAGTCTGCagtcagctttttaaaaaaataaaataaaaataaaaaatttgtttCCATCCTCATGCATTTCATTATACAGTGTTGAATAAAAGGTTGActgatattattattgttttgtgggACTTGAACAATACCCAAAACCGATCtctaaaaaaacagcaaaacgaAACGATGACAGTGAAACCGCGCCTATTTGCGACCTTGTCCtcagttatccatccatcccttttctgagccgcttctcctcactagggtcgcgggcgtgctggaacctatcccagctgtcatcgggcaggaggcggggtacaccctcaactggttgccagccaatcgcagggcacatagaaataaacaaccattcgcgctcacagtcatgcctacgggtaatttagagcctccaattaatgcatgtttttgggatgtttttgttatatacaaataataaaatgtaccaaaacaacatcaaataaaatcaacaatactgtCAAACACGTAGTTAAATATTGACTTGACTGAACAAAGGTACCTGAAACAAGACAacaacattgtttaaaaaaaacaaatataaagttGGAAAactttatatttgaaaaaaaaaaagttaggtcGTAAACCTATTTAAAGATGTGCAAAAGctttagcaaaaaaaacaaactacatTAATTCTTCAATAcgtcccccccaaaataaaaacaatttaataataataataacattgtaTTTCTAGCTAACTTCTCTTCATAGAGCGCTTATTTAATTATTGATTATGTCTTATCAGTTTCGTTTAGTGTGTAACAAGCTGCGACTGAGTTTTAGATTTAAAGGGGATTTTAAGAAAATGAgactaaataattttattactttttaacCCACTAATGTGgtctataacctgtacaactcaactggattttaaaagaaatatcttcgaacggggcggcacggtggccgactggttagagcgtcagcctcacagttctgaggtgcggggttcaatccccgtccccgcctgtgtggagtttgcatgttctccccgtgcctgcgtgggttttctccgggcactccggtttcctcccacatcccaaaaacatgcattaattggagactctaaattgcccgtaggcatgactgtgagtgtgaatggttgtttgtttctgtgtgccctgcgattagctggcagccagttcagggtgtaccccgcctcctgcccgatgacagctgggataggctccagcacgcccgcgaccctagtgaggagaagcggctcagaaaatggatggatggatcgatctTCGAATGGgggaagtaacaaaaaaaataatgtggatGCAGAAGTGTTCACACCCTCTGATAAGTGAGAAGCGGCTGTGTTCCCAATCAGTGGCGTTCAAAGCGGGTGGCGAACTTGGATCTGTTTTTGGGGGTGTCAAAATCCCATCAGCACCACCTCTACCGATTAtcaaaacaatgtgtgtgtgctccCACTGTCCCACTGTCCCCCTGAGGGCAACCATGAAACTATG containing:
- the vkorc1 gene encoding vitamin K epoxide reductase complex subunit 1, whose amino-acid sequence is MAAVAVGLPKWEKTVRVLLCVFGLILSVYALHVELSREHDPDYRAMCDLGESVSCSKVFTSRWGRGFGLVQFFVAQDSPLNQPNSVLGIMFYTLQLGLGLLLSKKAAVFLVLSSWVSVAGSIYLASILAFVLGDFCMVCVSTYIVNFGLLYTNLKRRSAIEGMKEKAG